The region GATGAGCCCCGCCTCGTTGAGGGGCAGATCGGAATTTTGGAAAACCGGATGCCCATTCCCGGCAGGGATGAACATCGTGAAGTCGCTCTCCAGTTTGCTCTCATCCTCGAAGACAATGCCGTCGGCTTCGAAGCGCTGAATCTTCTTTCCGAAATGGGTATGTATATCGAGCTTTTTGAAGAAGACCCCCATCATCTTCAGCGCCTGGGGTCCCATACGCGCCCCCGGCTCTTTCATTGGAGCGAAAAAGGTCAACTCGAAGTTTTGGCGGATTCCCAGCTTCTTGAGCCGATTGTGGACATTGAAGAGGACTTCAAAGGCCGGCCCTCCCCGGACGTTACTGGGGTCTTTGGGATTGCCGCCGAAGCCCATAGCGATCTTGCCGCTTCCTTTGGCGATCAGCGCATCGAGACGCTCTTTGATCTGGAGGGACTCTTCCGGTTTGCCGCAGATGGAGAGAAAGTGCTCGTTTCCTTCGTGCTTGACCTTGCCGCTGCCGATGGCGATCACGAGATAATCCCCGCTGTATTCGCCCTTTTCTCCGATGGCTTTGTGCTCTTTAGAGCGAATCTCCGTGATCCGGTCGATGACCAGTTCAAAGCCGTGGGCTTTCTGCAAATCCTTGAGCGGGACCGCGATATCCTCGAACTTCGCTTCTCCTGTGGGGATCCAGATCGACGTGGGGTAGATGTAGAAATAGTCCCGATCGCTCACCAGGGTTACGGGATAGCCCTTTTTTCGGAGAAAGATCGCTGTCTCAATCCCGGCGAACCCTCCGCCGAGAACCAAAACCTTTTTATCTTTCTTATCCATACTCACTCCTTGTGGTATTTGATCTTCTTATCTTTTATATAAGTCGATATATTTTAACCAAAAAAAACCCCGCGGCCGGATTTGGGCCGAGGGGTGAAGTTGCCAAACTGGAAGCTTTCCTATTTTTGTTTGCGGGCCTTTTCGACCTCATCGTAGGGAGGATAGACGAAGACCGTCTTACGGGTAACGGTGACACGCTTGGGATCATCCGTTGCATAGGCGTGGATCGTGATGGGGATCGGCGTATCTTTCTTGGTATTTTTCGCCAAGACTTTATCCGTCTCCAGGACGACAACTTTTTTCTTCTTCATCCGTGCACCCAGCTCGAAGCTGCCTTTGGGGCGGACGATCTTGATCTCGGGATGGTCTACCACTTCGAAGGTGTAGCGGTGAGGCTTATCCTCGGTATTCTGGAAGAGGAAGAGATAATCGTTCTCGACGATACCGCCCGGATGAACCTTATAGAGGCGTGTCGTTTTGTTGACGTTGAGGAGCATATGCTCTTTCTTGCTTCCCATAACAAAGAGGGCCACCAGCACGATCGCCAGAACCGTGAAGTAGGCGATGACCTTGGGACGGAAAATCCGGGTTT is a window of Nitratifractor salsuginis DSM 16511 DNA encoding:
- a CDS encoding NAD(P)/FAD-dependent oxidoreductase, with the protein product MDKKDKKVLVLGGGFAGIETAIFLRKKGYPVTLVSDRDYFYIYPTSIWIPTGEAKFEDIAVPLKDLQKAHGFELVIDRITEIRSKEHKAIGEKGEYSGDYLVIAIGSGKVKHEGNEHFLSICGKPEESLQIKERLDALIAKGSGKIAMGFGGNPKDPSNVRGGPAFEVLFNVHNRLKKLGIRQNFELTFFAPMKEPGARMGPQALKMMGVFFKKLDIHTHFGKKIQRFEADGIVFEDESKLESDFTMFIPAGNGHPVFQNSDLPLNEAGLIRINDYCEVQHNFDDIPERYNVFAIGDSAAIDGPDWRAKQGHIAEVMARNVAFNIDAIEQGREERKGYLEHLNILCVMDTGDGAAFVYRDNKGGKMVPMPVIGHWLKKGWGWYCRNSKLGKIPRIPGM